The genomic region CGCTCGACGGCAGCTTCATGGGGCTGTACGTGCAGGGCGAAGACGTCGCGCAATCGGAGCCGAACGGCAAGCACGTCACCGCGGCGTTGCAGGCGATGGAATGCATCGTGGTGCAGGATTTGTTCATGAATGAGACCGCGCAGTACGCGCACGTTTTTCTGCCGGGCTCGTCGTTCCTCGAAAAGAACGGCACGTTTACCAACAGCGAGCGGCGAATCTCGATGGTGCGGAAGGTGACGGCGCCAATAGCTGGCAAGGAAGACTGGGAAATCACCTGCGAACTCGCGACGGCGCTCGGCTATCCGATGAAGTATCGGCATCCGTCGGAAATCATGGATGAGATCGCGCGGCTGACGCCGACCTTTTCGGGCGTGAGTTACGCAAAGCTCGAGCGGCTCGGCTCGGTGCAATGGCCGTGTAATGACAAGGCGCCGGCGGGCACGCCGGTGATGCATATCGGCGAGTTCGTGCGCGGCAAGGGCAAGCTCTCGATTACTGAGTATGTACCAACTGAGGAACGGACGAATAGCCAGTTCCCGCTGATACTGACTACCGGTCGAATACTAACTCAATATAATGTTGGTACTCAGACGCGGCGAACGGCGAATGCCTCGATGCACGCGGAAGATCGGCTCGAGATTCATCCGGCGGACGCGGAACTGCGCGGGATTCGCGACGGCGACATGGTCGCGGTCGCAGCGCGGCGCGGCGAGACGCGGCTCCGCGCGTCGATCACGGAGCGGGTGCAGCCGGGCGTGGTGTACACGACGTTTCATCATCCGGAATCGCACACCAACGACCTGATGAGCGAGCATTCGGACTGGGCGACCAACTGCCCTGAGTACAAGGTGACCGCGGTGCAGGTCAAGGCGCTGGCGGCGTCGGAGCAGGCGCGCGCGGCCGCGGGCGGCTGACGACTTCGCGCGAAAAACAGGTGGATATCGAGCACCTCGTCATGATGGCCAACGATATCGGCGCATACTTTGCGGGATATCCTAGCCATGATGAAGCGGTCGTCGCGATTGAGCATCATCTGAGGCATTTCTGGGAACCGCGGATGCGGCGCGATCTGATCGAATACGCGGCGCGCGGCGGCGCGGGACTGAAGCCACTGGTGCGCGAAGCGATCGACCTGATGGCGCGACAAACCGGACCCGAAGCGGAAGACCGCAACGACTAGAATCGTGGCGATCGATTCGACAGATCGGATTCGCCGGCGCGACATCGTGAAATGGCAGCGCGGGCGGACCTCGCCGCGCGCGGAAGATCTGGCGGTCGAAGAGCCGCTCGAGATCCGGCTCGGCGGGCGGCGCTTCACGCTCACGATGCGCACGCCGGGGCACGACGAGGAACTCGCGGCGGGATTTTTATTCGCCGAGGGATTCATCGATCAGGCGTCGGAGCTGGGCGAAATTCGCCGCGTGCGCGGGCGCAAGGGCGAGCCGGAGCCGAACGCGATTGACGTGATTTTGAATGTACCCGCGGAGCGAATGCGCGCGCGCCTCAAGCGAAATTTTGTGATGAGCTCGAGCTGCGGGGTGTGCGGCAAGACCAGTATCGATTCGATTCGGCGGCGCGTCGAAAGTCCGGCGGATTCGGCGGTCGTCTCGCCGGCCGTGCTGCTTACGCTCGCCGCGAAGCTGCGCGAGGGCCAGCAGATTTTTGCTGCGACCGG from Candidatus Binatus sp. harbors:
- a CDS encoding formate dehydrogenase subunit delta; its protein translation is MDIEHLVMMANDIGAYFAGYPSHDEAVVAIEHHLRHFWEPRMRRDLIEYAARGGAGLKPLVREAIDLMARQTGPEAEDRND
- the fdhD gene encoding formate dehydrogenase accessory sulfurtransferase FdhD gives rise to the protein MAIDSTDRIRRRDIVKWQRGRTSPRAEDLAVEEPLEIRLGGRRFTLTMRTPGHDEELAAGFLFAEGFIDQASELGEIRRVRGRKGEPEPNAIDVILNVPAERMRARLKRNFVMSSSCGVCGKTSIDSIRRRVESPADSAVVSPAVLLTLAAKLREGQQIFAATGGLHGAAIFDLDGAMLAIREDVGRHNAVDKAIGYALANAMLPLSRHLMMVSGRLSFEIVQKAAAAGVPILAAVSAPSSLAVELADEIGTTLVGFLRNGSFNIYTRPDRISG